The genomic segment AACCTTTGTCAGAAACGCGCATTGTTGCCCAGCAAGGAGATGGTGACGGTGCTGAGGCGATTCGCCGAGCGCTGGAATTCGGTGATGTGCGCGTTGAAAGCACCGGCAATCTGGAATCTGATATTACGATTAAGGTTGGTAAGGATTGGCTGCAACGAAGAAATTGAGCTAATTATAGCAACCGCCTTGGCGGTTAAGCCATAAACTGGAAGCAGACCTCGATCTTGCTCCGGCTGTGCCGGAGCGAAACCAATGCCTAAACCCTACAGTTACGACCTCCGTCAAAAAGCGATCCAAGCCATCAAGCTTGAAGCCAAAAGAGGTATATTATCGATGTCCAGTCAAAGTTGTAGCAATCCGATCTCAATCGGTTGCTTCGCAACGCTGGGCGAAGGGAAGTCTTTCCTGAATGGGATTTAGGGATCGCTTCGGCTGATTGCTTCGAGGTTGTTCATAAGAGACTTGATTGAATGGAAACTACGGTTAAAAAGTCGGACTTTGCCCTAGCTCCCTACATGAAGAGCAACGACTTACGGGCGACTTATCAAATTCTCAATACAGTTGTTCCCTATCTCCTTTTATGGTTTTTAGCAGTTAAAGCAGCTTTTATTTCCTTTTGGTTGCTTCCACCAATTATGGTTCTGATGGCGCTTTTTTCAGGGCGTTGTTTTGCTTTGATGCACGATTGCGGACACTATTCGCTCTTTCGTTCAAAACGGGTTAATCGGGTCATCGGTTTTATGCTGGGTGCGATCAACGCGATCCCCCAATACCCCTGGTCAAGAGGTCATGCCTATCACCACAAAACAAACGGTGATTGGGAGCGGTATCGCGGACCTTCTGCATTGATCTCGACTGAGGAGTTTGCCAAACTCAGTCCATCTGCTCAGCGGCGGTATGAATTACTGAGACACCCATTGATGATCTTCCCTGGAGGTTTTTTCTACCTTGCCATTAAGCCAAGACTTGCCCTGATTTTGGGAACATATCGTTTTATTGGTCATCTCCTGACTTGCCTGAAGCAAGATCCGGGTATCGGTTTAGCAAAAATCATCTCCTCCCATAAATCTAGAAATTGGTACACGGCGGGTGAGTTTTGGGATCTGCTCTTCAACAACATTTGCGTAGTTGGAGGTTGGATTTTTCTTGGTCATTTACTGGGATTTGGTTTTTTCCTCAGCGTTTACTCAATTACGCTAACTTTTTCGGCGGCAATCTTCATCTGCGTCTTCTTTGTGCAACATAACTTTGATGGCTCTTACGCCCACAAAACGGAAGGCTGGGATTATCTACGCGGAGCAATTGAGGGCAGCAGTTACCTGGAGTTACCGACAGTTTTCAAATGGTTTGCCGCAGACATTGGCTACCACAATATTCATCATCTTTCCGAAAGAATCCCTAATTACAACCTAGAAGCTTGCCACAATGAGAATCGTCACCTGCTAGCTGATTCAAAAGTGCTGCGAATGTCCGATATTCCTAATTGTTTCAAATTTATCCTGTGGGATTCTGCCTCAAGTCGTCTGGTATCGATCGCATCATTTCGTCAAGCTGCCCAATCCATTGTGGATACAGAACCAAGTTTCCTGGACAGAACCGATCAGGAAAAAGCGATCGTCAAAAATGTTGAGGCTTAATCTGGATGAACTTAAAAATCTAAGATCTAAAATTCTCCATTACCCATTGCTCCAAAATTGGATTCACCAACTCAGGCGCTTCATCCTGCGGACAATGCCCAACGCCTTGAATGGGAATGAACTTTTGCACTTGCGGAAAGTTAGCTAATTCTCGCCCCAGCGCGATCGGTTCCCAAGGGTCTTCTGTCCCCCACAAAATTATCGCCGGACAGGGCAGAAGGGGCAGAAGGTCTTCGGGTAGCGGCCCTTGGGAATAGCGCGTAAAAGCTAGAAAGACATCTACAGCACCAGGGTCAAATGCTGGTGCCATCAGGATATCCACCAGTTCGTCCGTAACTGCTTCTGGATTTTTATAGGCTTGGAGCAGAATTTTCCGAACAACTTTTGGCTTAGCCAGTCGATCGAAAAACAACTGACCAACACCCTTGACGGCTAGGAGTTTTTGTAATATTGGGGCACTAGATCGTCTATACCAGGGTAAGTGGGCGCGTTTGCGATCGTGCAACAGCCGTAGAGAACAGTTGAGCAGGGCAACCCCTTTGGCGATATCTGGATAGTCTACCGCTGCCTGCATCGCCGCGATACAGCCAATAGAATTACCGACTAAAAATGCGGGGCTACCGACGACTTCCCGACAAAAATCAGCAATCTGCTGCGCCCAAGTTTCAAAGGTATACTCAATCTCAACTCCTGGAATCGGTTTAGCTGATGCACCAAAGCCAATCAAGTCAATAGCATAAACTCGGCAGGTTTTAGCTAATATAGGGATGTTCTTGCGCCAGTGCCCCCAAGAAGCACCGAAGCCATGTACAAGGATAACTGCTGGGCCTTCGTTTCCTTGAGTCTGA from the Argonema galeatum A003/A1 genome contains:
- a CDS encoding fatty acid desaturase, producing the protein METTVKKSDFALAPYMKSNDLRATYQILNTVVPYLLLWFLAVKAAFISFWLLPPIMVLMALFSGRCFALMHDCGHYSLFRSKRVNRVIGFMLGAINAIPQYPWSRGHAYHHKTNGDWERYRGPSALISTEEFAKLSPSAQRRYELLRHPLMIFPGGFFYLAIKPRLALILGTYRFIGHLLTCLKQDPGIGLAKIISSHKSRNWYTAGEFWDLLFNNICVVGGWIFLGHLLGFGFFLSVYSITLTFSAAIFICVFFVQHNFDGSYAHKTEGWDYLRGAIEGSSYLELPTVFKWFAADIGYHNIHHLSERIPNYNLEACHNENRHLLADSKVLRMSDIPNCFKFILWDSASSRLVSIASFRQAAQSIVDTEPSFLDRTDQEKAIVKNVEA
- a CDS encoding alpha/beta fold hydrolase: MTPSASTNETATQTWTWQGFPICYQTQGNEGPAVILVHGFGASWGHWRKNIPILAKTCRVYAIDLIGFGASAKPIPGVEIEYTFETWAQQIADFCREVVGSPAFLVGNSIGCIAAMQAAVDYPDIAKGVALLNCSLRLLHDRKRAHLPWYRRSSAPILQKLLAVKGVGQLFFDRLAKPKVVRKILLQAYKNPEAVTDELVDILMAPAFDPGAVDVFLAFTRYSQGPLPEDLLPLLPCPAIILWGTEDPWEPIALGRELANFPQVQKFIPIQGVGHCPQDEAPELVNPILEQWVMENFRS